In bacterium, a genomic segment contains:
- a CDS encoding HD domain-containing protein produces MKQGMWIEEIASGRRVKGLFLAKEKKALKGKTGKEYLLVRLADRTGEVEARVWDRVEQLGARFKAGDLVHISGDVSTYQGVIQVRILELEKHGSLQPQHLEEFVPGYADQRQRCAKMFSELEELLDTVEAGPLKALALDFLRDPELREGWLLTPAAKRLHHARLGGLLEHTLSLCRMICLVSKHYPMLRKDLLLAGGVIHDVGKIRELQAPWRPDYTTEGRLLGHIVMGLQMLDERLVRHPEISLEEALLLRHMIASHHGQLEFGSPKRPKTLEALVLYMLDDLDAKVDAFQEHLRKEHLEEDGWTSYHAMFERYLYRGAEKGVEEDNHEPHEQSPP; encoded by the coding sequence TTGAAGCAGGGAATGTGGATAGAGGAGATAGCTTCTGGAAGAAGGGTAAAGGGGCTCTTTTTGGCCAAGGAAAAGAAGGCCCTCAAGGGCAAGACAGGTAAGGAATACTTGCTTGTGCGATTGGCCGACAGGACCGGTGAGGTGGAGGCAAGGGTATGGGACCGGGTGGAGCAACTGGGAGCTAGGTTCAAGGCCGGGGATTTGGTGCACATCTCAGGGGATGTGTCTACGTACCAAGGGGTGATCCAGGTGAGGATCCTGGAGTTGGAAAAACATGGCAGCCTGCAACCCCAGCATCTAGAGGAGTTTGTGCCAGGGTACGCGGATCAGAGGCAACGATGTGCGAAGATGTTCTCTGAGCTGGAAGAGCTTCTGGATACAGTGGAAGCAGGACCCCTGAAGGCCCTAGCCCTGGACTTCCTGAGAGATCCAGAGCTTAGGGAGGGCTGGCTTCTGACTCCAGCGGCCAAGAGGCTTCACCACGCCAGGCTGGGAGGGCTATTGGAGCACACCTTATCGCTTTGCCGGATGATCTGTCTGGTTTCCAAGCATTACCCCATGCTCAGAAAGGACCTTCTGTTGGCAGGGGGAGTCATCCACGACGTTGGGAAAATAAGAGAGCTTCAGGCCCCTTGGAGGCCCGACTACACAACCGAGGGAAGGCTCTTGGGGCACATTGTGATGGGGCTCCAGATGCTGGATGAGCGTTTGGTGAGGCATCCTGAGATTTCCCTTGAGGAGGCTTTGCTGCTTAGGCACATGATAGCCAGCCACCACGGCCAGCTGGAGTTTGGCTCCCCCAAGAGACCCAAGACCCTGGAGGCCCTGGTGCTCTACATGCTGGACGATCTGGACGCCAAGGTGGATGCTTTTCAGGAGCACCTGAGAAAAGAGCATCTGGAAGAGGATGGTTGGACCTCTTATCATGCCATGTTCGAGAGATACCTGTATAGGGGAGCGGAAAAAGGGGTAGAAGAGGACAACCATGAGCCCCATGAACAAAGCCCTCCTTGA